GTAACCTCGCTGGGATTGCAGTTGCACGATCTGTTCACCTCAATCGAGCAAAGTCAGGCCTCGGTGGTTCGAAAGGGCGAAGGCCGGAAATTCTACACCGAAAGCGAGTCCGCCACCGAATATCTGGCTAACAACATCGCCAATAAAAAGATGGAGCCGCTGAAAATAACGGCGCCGTCCGACTATTCCTCCGGCGACGAGCCGATTTCGCACTACGGCGAACAGTTCCTGTTCGTGCTCGACGGGAAGATCGAGATTACGACCGGCGAACAAACGCACAAGCTGAGCGCGGGCGACAGCGTCTATCTCGCAGCGGGGACCCCGTATTCCTGGCGCAACAGCGGCAAGGAAACCGCGGAAGTTATCAGCGTTATCACGCCGCCGCAAATTTAGCGTCGAACTCGATCTGGAATTCAAGACCACATCGAGCATTGGTTTGAAGAAAAAAACCCGATCCGATATCCTGCGGGCGCGGGGATCGGATCGGGATTTTCTTTTCGCTTCTACTCAATCCGCCATGGCGACAGCCGTTCGTCGCTGATCGGCTGCACCTCGAGCAGTTCTTCCTCCCCATTCATCCGGCTGCGGATTACGAGACTGGCTTCATTCCGTCCTTTGCTGTAACGCGCTGTGATTGAGGCCGCCACCAGCTTGGATTCTCCCGATATGTCTGCGGGCGCCAGCGTCACCGGCCCCAGGCCGTCGACAACCTGCATCTGCAGGAGACGTTGTCCCAGGCGCTCGAGCTTTTCGTTTTCCTTTTCATCGCGGCCGACGATTATCTTTGAGCCATCCGCCAAACGGAAATGCCGGCCATACTTCAAAAGCCGCATGTCGGCGAACGTGGCATCAGGCTTGTGCTCCAGCAGCTCACGCAATTTCCGCCCGTATATCTTGTCCGCCAGAAGACAGCCGCCCGCAGGGCAGGCGTAGTCATGGATTCCCTTCTCCGCCGCCAGCCGAATCTGTGGTTTGCGGCTTCTGCCCCTGATAGAAAGCATCTTCTCGCGGTCGATAAGCCCTTCTTGCTCCGGCTTGCTTGGCGGCAACAGCTTCGCGCAGAGCGGGCGAACCACCAGCCCATCTAAACCGCTCTCGCGCTCGATCGTTCTGATGGCATGCATATGCTGCGACATCGGTCTCTGGCCGAGCACTTCGCCCGTCACAATGAAATCCGCGCCGGTTCTTTCCATGTATTCTTTTGCTTTGCGAAACATGAAAATACGGCAATCGATGCAGGGATTCATGCTCGAGCCCCAGCCGTGCGGGGGATGCTTGATGATGTCCAGATAGTCGTCGGTCACGCTGAACACCGAGAGCTTCAGGCCGAGCGCCTCACTCATGCGGCGCGCCTCGCTGCCGCACCCTTCGCGCCTGCGCTCGCTCGTGCACTGGCAGAAAATCGTCTTGAAATTGACCGCCTCGACTTCGACCCCCATATCAAGGAGGATACTGACCGCCAAAGTGCTGTCCAGCCCCCCTGAAAGAAGGGCTATCGCTCTTGGTTTTCTCCTGGTTTCTTTTTCCATGTCCTCTTATTCCGTTCCCTCCGGAGTATGCGGAGCCTGCGTGCTCAGGTTTCACATTCCAGCGGGTATTCAATCAGCTCTTTGATTGTGGGGCTATCGCCGCACAGGGGGCATCTTGGATTGCGCCTGAAAGCAACTTCCCTGAACGTCCCCGACAGCGCTTCGTAAATGATCAGCCTTCCGTTCAACGGCTTTCCTATATTCAGAATCAGCTTGATCGCCTCGGTCGCCTGCAGAATGCCCAAGACCCCGGCGACCGCCCCCAGTATGCCGGCCTCCTGACAACTCGGAACCGCGCCGACGGGCGGCGGCTCGGGAAAAAGACAGCGGTAACACGGGCCTTTCGCCGGCAGGATTGTCATTACCTGCCCGAGAAACTGAAGCACCCCCGCCTCGACCAGCGGTTTTTCCCGGAGGTAACATGCGTCGTGGAGCAGATAGCGCGAAGCGAAATTATCGACACCGTCTACTATGACATCGTACGACTCGATCGTCTTTTCGACGTTCGATCTGGCGAGCCGCAGGGAGTGCCGCTCAACCTCGACACCCGGGTTCAGCGAGTAAAGCTTATCGGCCGCAGAATCAACCTTCGGCCTGCCGATATCGGACGTCCGATGCAGGATCTGGCGCTGCAAGTTGCTGATCTCGACCACGTCGCTGTCAACTATTCCCAGCACACCGACGCCTGCCGCCGCAAGATAATATGCGGCCGGCGAGCCTAGTCCGCCCGTTCCCACCAGAAGCACCCGCGCATTCCGAAGCTTCTTCTGGCCGACTCCCCCGATTTCCTTCAAAACGATGTGGCGGCTGTAGCGTTTTATTTCCTGTTCGCTCAGTTCGCTCATCTCTTCACGTACCTATGCATTTGCTTTCAGAATCAGGATTTGCCAGTCGGAATCGTTCACCTTGCTGACGCCAAGAATTTCGTTGCCCTCGTTTTCCATGCTTCTCGGCACGTTCCTTGTCGCCGGTTCATAATCCACGATCACCCGCAGGATCTGGCCCGGTCTCATTTCCTCGATCGCCAGCTTCGACCTGACGAAAGTGTACGGGCATATCTCACCCTTCAGATTCAGTTCCTTATCCGGAGTATGCTCAGTGCCCACAACAATGATCCTCCACACCGTTTTTCATTATAGCAGAATTTTCGCCGGGTCATCCGGCTTTCAGAGACGCCCGAAAAGGATAATTGCCGGAATGAGGAATGCTCGAGACGGAACTGACGCGAACTACCA
The nucleotide sequence above comes from Candidatus Abyssobacteria bacterium SURF_5. Encoded proteins:
- a CDS encoding cupin domain-containing protein, encoding MQKEKQGNMNIGKELKRIRVSQGMTLEELSNKCGYSKALISRVETGSVSPSLTSLMKMVTSLGLQLHDLFTSIEQSQASVVRKGEGRKFYTESESATEYLANNIANKKMEPLKITAPSDYSSGDEPISHYGEQFLFVLDGKIEITTGEQTHKLSAGDSVYLAAGTPYSWRNSGKETAEVISVITPPQI
- the moeB gene encoding molybdopterin-synthase adenylyltransferase MoeB, whose protein sequence is MSELSEQEIKRYSRHIVLKEIGGVGQKKLRNARVLLVGTGGLGSPAAYYLAAAGVGVLGIVDSDVVEISNLQRQILHRTSDIGRPKVDSAADKLYSLNPGVEVERHSLRLARSNVEKTIESYDVIVDGVDNFASRYLLHDACYLREKPLVEAGVLQFLGQVMTILPAKGPCYRCLFPEPPPVGAVPSCQEAGILGAVAGVLGILQATEAIKLILNIGKPLNGRLIIYEALSGTFREVAFRRNPRCPLCGDSPTIKELIEYPLECET
- a CDS encoding sulfurtransferase TusA family protein, with the translated sequence MGTEHTPDKELNLKGEICPYTFVRSKLAIEEMRPGQILRVIVDYEPATRNVPRSMENEGNEILGVSKVNDSDWQILILKANA